The following coding sequences lie in one Populus nigra chromosome 15, ddPopNigr1.1, whole genome shotgun sequence genomic window:
- the LOC133674051 gene encoding uncharacterized protein LOC133674051: MASLAPGILLKLLQSMNSAARVTGDHRSPLLQVIGIVPALAGSDLWPNQGFYVQLSDSLNSTYVSLSERDTDLILTNRLQLGQFVYIDRFDFDSPVPRVSGIRPIAGRHSFVGTPEPLIARISASKKEFVIQPVADSEYSVDPIAVYLSNNKKFDEFPRNDHNKKGEVTAKVTRQALAPRDNVMVDETATAKRFSSPATAKRFSSPATAKRSVSVGKKNAALVERDPSPAAKGKRSASPVPSKCMVPSLLAAKEENRKVAREPAIIVPSRYRQPSPSGRKQPSPNARRASISPGKRLSGVKLSPAVSDSVGKKKIANIVAGISKVSEALVGSAKSSRKNWDEIPAAVGSGEMKEKGEAKKKPDLQAILRTQAALSRRLSDANSRQSNQDETSRYEKTKPSSPEGCLDIKNPTCAALGFVVHEKKWTDGSVPLDAVSSELAKFGKEAMQRRALASTAAAEALEEAIATESVVRSLSMFSELASSSKAGNPLPTIDQFISIYDDVVRYSSIAESVAASHCSDHDTTATEKSKSASLWVEAALATDLEIVSLLSNQKNEPPTALRRSLSKRPPQKASSLPTFDPIVGVWTRGHGMKETVELSMKLQVEMQMWFVKFIEESLDAGFRVLGECANNGSKSLPLNSSSIAAVLSQLKRVNEWLDRVALKGDELLTGKIEKLKKKIYGFVIQHVGTTFDNSSTPV; the protein is encoded by the exons ATGGCTTCTCTAGCTCCAGGAATCCTCTTAAAACTCCTCCAATCAATGAACTCCGCTGCCCGCGTCACCGGCGACCACCGATCCCCTCTTCTCCAAGTAATCGGCATCGTCCCTGCTCTCGCCGGCTCCGATCTCTGGCCTAACCAAGGCTTTTACGTCCAACTTTCCGACTCTCTCAACTCCACCTACGTCTCCCTCTCCGAACGCGATACCGACCTTATCCTCACGAATCGCCTTCAGCTAGGCCAATTTGTTTATATAGATCGCTTCGATTTCGATTCTCCTGTCCCTAGGGTTTCTGGAATCCGCCCTATCGCTGGCCGCCACTCCTTTGTCGGTACTCCAGAACCTCTCATTGCCCGAATATCAGCTTCCAAGAAAGAGTTTGTGATTCAACCTGTCGCCGACTCCGAATACTCTGTGGATCCAATTGCCGTCTACTtatccaacaacaaaaaattcgACGAATTTCCAAGAAATGATCATAATAAGAAAGGCGAAGTGACGGCTAAAGTTACCAGACAAGCGCTTGCACCTCGAGATAATGTGATGGTGGATGAAACTGCTACTGCTAAGAGATTTTCATCTCCGGCTACTGCTAAGAGATTTTCATCTCCAGCTACTGCTAAGAGATCTGTTTCGGTTGGGAAGAAAAATGCCGCTTTGGTGGAGAGGGATCCTTCTCCTGCGGCCAAAGGGAAGAGATCAGCATCTCCAGTGCCGTCCAAATGTATGGTTCCGAGCTTGCTGGCTGCCAAGGAGGAAAACAGGAAAGTTGCAAGGGAGCCAGCAATTATTGTTCCATCCAGGTACAGGCAGCCATCTCCGAGTGGGAGGAAGCAGCCTTCTCCCAATGCTCGAAGGGCTTCGATTTCTCCAGGGAAGAGGCTTTCTGGAGTGAAGCTTTCACCTGCTGTCTCGGACTCTGTTGGAAAGAAGAAGATTGCAAATATTGTCGCTGGGATTTCAAAAGTTTCAGAGGCGCTTGTTGGGTCTGCAAAGAGTAGTAGGAAGAATTGGGATGAGATACCAGCTGCGGTGGGTTCAGGGGAGATGAAAGAGAAGGGTGAAGCCAAGAAGAAACCGGATCTGCAAGCGATTTTGCGGACTCAG GCTGCCCTGTCTAGACGTCTAAGTGACGCAAACAGCCGACAATCAAATCAAGATGAGACTTCGAGGTATGAGAAAACAAAACCCAGTTCACCGGAAGGGTGTCTAGATATTAAGAATCCAACCTGTGCAGCTCTTGGATTCGTTGTACATGAGAAGAAATGGACTGATGGTAGTGTTCCATTAGATGCGGTCTCTTCAGAACTTGCAAAGTTTGGAAAG GAGGCTATGCAAAGGAGGGCTCTTGCTTCAACTGCTGCAGCTGAAGCATTGGAGGAAGCAATTGCTACGGAGTCTGTTGTTAGGAGTCTCAG CATGTTTTCAGAACTTGCTTCTTCATCCAAGGCTGGGAACCCTTTACCCACAATTGATCAATTTATCTCAATTTATGATGATGTTGTAAGATATAGTTCAATTGCTGAATCAGTCGCTGCTAGTCACTGCTCTGATCATGATACTACAGCAACTGAGAAATCAAAATCTGCTTCTTTATGGGTAGAAGCTGCCTTAGCTACTGATCTTGAGATTGTTTCTCTTCTGAGCAATCAGAAGAATGAACCTCCAACAGCTCTCCGAAGAAGTTTGTCCAAGAGACCACCTCAAAAGGCCAGCTCGTTACCAACATTTGATCCTATTGTTGGGGTTTGGACAAGGGGCCATGGAATGAAGGAAACGGTAGAACTCTCTATGAAGTTGCAGGTTGAGATGCAAATGTGGTTTGTAAAGTTCATCGAGGAGTCCCTGGATGCTGGTTTTCGGGTGTTAGGGGAGTGTGCTAATAATGGAAGTAAATCATTGCCCCTTAACTCTAGCTCAATTGCAGCTGTCCTGTCCCAGTTGAAGAGAGTCAATGAATGGCTGGACCGCGTTGCATTGAAAGGCGATGAGCTTCTGACAGGAAAGATTGAGAagctgaagaaaaaaatttatggatTTGTCATTCAGCATGTTGGAACTACATTTGATAACTCCTCCACCCCTGTCTAG